DNA from bacterium:
CACGTCAACCAGGTCGAACGGTTTGTCCACCACTTGCTCGGCGCCGTCGGCGAAGGCCCGACGCCGCAGCTCCGGGGTCGGGTCGCAGCCGAAAACGAAGAAATGGGTGTCCGGCAGGATCGTACGCAGGCGATCCAGCAGCTCGATGCCTTCGATGTCGGGGAGCCGGGCTTCGACGAACGCGAGATCCCAGCGAAGCTCGCGGGCCACGGCCAGGGCCGCGCCGCCACTTCGTAC
Protein-coding regions in this window:
- a CDS encoding response regulator, which gives rise to MAPKKVLVVDCDELVCWALEKEFSALRMKVRSVRSGGAALAVARELRWDLAFVEARLPDIEGIELLDRLRTILPDTHFFVFGCDPTPELRRRAFADGAEQVVDKPFDLVDVVNAARSSLGGFPVSRRFTRYLCRVPLRIAVEPLSSGEP